In Phlebotomus papatasi isolate M1 chromosome 1, Ppap_2.1, whole genome shotgun sequence, the following proteins share a genomic window:
- the LOC129810480 gene encoding sperm-associated antigen 7, whose translation MDLLGSILNQMDQPPSVSNKDKELLKKQKEQEEKLMTQSKNELNKFRTYVEQRIERFTKDNRKFIIFPPADKVYRSVVHDVAEIAGLIGMSFVDNNYKNENKYIVVYKREYSPSEDEIAARRNGEEWNEEVAEEYRKRREAEEEAEKEKSLKSTTDPTPKSNYKEKYVHLIGEKAALEAAKKTETNKSYGFVPSENKKDLRSIEQTLSDIQAKKRLKTSHQPSGETDK comes from the exons ATGGATCTTTTGGGATCGATTTTAAATCAAATGGATCAACCTCCGTCCGTCAGCAACAAAGATAAGGAGCTTTTAAAGA AGCAAAAGGAACAGGAAGAGAAACTAATGACACAGTCAAAGaatgaattgaataaatttcgCACATACGTAGAGCAGAGAATTGAGAGATTCACAAAGGACAATCGAAAGTTCATCATCTTCCCTCCGGCCGATAAAGTCTACAGGAGTGTTGT GCATGATGTAGCAGAAATTGCTGGACTGATTGGTATGAGCTTCGTAGATAATAATTATAagaatgaaaataaatacatcGTTGTGTACAAGAGGGAGTATTCCCCGTCTGAGGACGAAATAGCAGCCAGAAGGAATGGAGAAGAGTGGAATGAGGAAGTAGCTGAAGAATATAGAAAGCGACGAGAGGCAGAAGAAGAGGCTGAAAAGGAGAAAAGCCTAAAAAGTACGACTGATCCTACACCAAAGTCCAATTATAAGGAGAAATACGTCCATTTGATTGGAGAAAAAGCCGCCCTGGAAGCTGCCAAGAAGACAGAAACTAACAAATCCTACGGTTTTG TGCCCAGTGAGAATAAAAAGGATTTGCGATCAATTGAACAAACACTATCTGACATTCAGGCCAAGAAGAGATTGAAGACCAGCCACCAACCGTCCGGTGAGACTGACAAATAA
- the LOC129810492 gene encoding uncharacterized protein LOC129810492 has protein sequence MSETEVSEVLQTFLDTLNYKQKAYWKVLEEEIGGEIPAHLKYILHKFDYTTIGGWTLFELCSDITMMEIDINETDKDGDPELTWYDDIADELLPREQKTFSFSTAEMNIIKLHRTVR, from the exons atgtcTGAGACTGAGGTCTCTGAG GTATTGCAGACATTTTTAGACACACTCAATTATAAACAAAAAGCGTATTGGAAAGTGCTTGAGGAGGAGATCGGAGGTGAAATTCCTGCACATCTAAAGTACATCCTTCACAAATTTGATTATACAACCATTGGAGGATGGACTCTTTTCGAGTTATGTTCTGATATAACAATGATGGAAATAGATATAAATGAAACAGACAAGGATGGTGATCCAGAACTCACATGGTACGATGATATCGCAGATGAATTGTTACCCAGAGAACAGAAAACCTTCTCTTTCTCCACTGCGGAGATGAACATCATAAAACTTCATCGTACAGTCCGTTAA
- the LOC129810490 gene encoding uncharacterized protein LOC129810490, whose product MSAMEQMNYKQKAIWKVLEEEIGGEIPGYLKKMFNHFNHTSIRGLSLFKIPLDMHKLEEYMKKMELSSYNDIVNERPVKEKPEDFYFTRPECHISSFVNCAKDNTEKLIEKYAAEVRAIESMAMKKVSITTQGANAGLV is encoded by the exons ATGTCCGCG ATGGAGCAAATGAATTACAAACAGAAGGCAATTTGGAAAGTTTTGGAAGAGGAGATTGGTGGTGAGATTCCTGGTTATCTGAAGAAAATGTTCAATCATTTCAATCACACAAGTATTCGAGGGCTGTCTCTTTTTAAAATCCCGTTGGACATGCATAAATTGGAAGAATATATGAAGAAAATGGAACTTTCTTCTTACAACGATATAGTTAATGAAAGGCCAGTTAAGGAAAAGCCAGAGGATTTTTATTTCACCAGGCCAGAGTGTCATATATCCAGCTTTGTAAACTGCGCGAAAGATAATACAGAGAAATTAATTGAGAAGTACGCTGCAGAAGTTAGAGCTATTGAATCGATGGCCATGAAGAAAGTCTCCATTACAACTCAAGGAGCCAATGCCGGACTCGTCTGA
- the LOC129810461 gene encoding actin-related protein 8, with protein sequence MECAEQIQAQMIIVIHPGSLNLRMGRASDLNPHRTLHAVARRRKPGGQVHHDTILPKILPKNKDLLQELEDCRLAVSHTLQSCLQSNGRRRYATPPQQISAFNRRSTPETLPDSSIQAWYQPMWDTVFGDNVLNLDPNGDFNLHFPMRRGELNVHSGLGGSLSSVLTDLQAIWEHVLLATMEIKTTDLSAYKCVLVIPDIYNRAYLRELVTLLLCRIGFGSCFLVQDHVAATFGAGLGYACVVDVGDQKTSVSCVEDAISHPNTRVRLEYGGGDVTQTFYWLLQKCAFPYKTCKDILPQDAVLLKKLKEDFCHVNLDICGSEEKHFDVMQPGKAFGQRFTLQVGDEAIVAPLSLFHTELLNLTGTTKLAKTQIPWTKQSDPEDCFDAEYLKETSRRGAKEQLEQSAPEFLHTENPDEEIVVDEEKENYKQIEREFVVPGGQIIGLDQAVLQSIERCPNDELKRKMYGCILVVGGGMKFQGIGKWLQNRVALQIPYLYRSEQLDIVTSPKDMDPAMTAWKGASVLSCLESASELWITQQEWKKHGLRILREKAPFVW encoded by the exons ATGGAGTGTGCTGAG CAAATCCAAGCTCAGATGATTATAGTTATTCATCCTGGATCGCTGAATTTAAGAATGGGTCGAGCATCAGATCTCAATCCCCATAGAACACTTCATGCTGTAGCTAGGAGGAGGAAACCTGGCGGACAAGTCCATCATGATACCATCCTTCCTAAGATTTTACCAAAG AATAAAGATTTGCTCCAGGAACTGGAAGATTGTCGCTTAGCTGTATCTCATACGCTGCAATCTTGCCTCCAGTCAAATGGGAGGAGACGGTATGCAACCCCTCCACAGCAAATATCTGCATTCAATCGACGCTCGACACCAGAGACTCTTCCAGATTCCTCCATACAGGCTTGGTATCAGCCAATGTGGGATACAGTATTTGGTGACAATGTCCTCAATCTCGATCCCAATGGGGATTTTAATTTGCATTTCCCCATGAGACGTGGAGAATTGAATGTCCACAGTGGTCTTGGTGGTTCACTCTCTTCTGTCCTCACAGATTTACAGGCCATTTGGGAACATGTCCTTTTAGCCACAATGGAAATCAAGACGACAGATTTGTCAGCATACAAATGCGTCTTGGTCATTCCAGATATTTACAATAGGGCCTATCTGAGGGAACTTGTAACACTCCTCCTCTGTCGTATTGGCTTTGGTTCTTGCTTTCTTGTGCAGGATCATGTGGCAGCTACTTTTGGAGCTGGCTTGGGGTATGCATGTGTTGTGGATGTAGGTGATCAAAAGACTTCGGTTTCATGCGTGGAGGATGCAATTTCTCATCCCAATACTCGGGTTCGTTTGGAATATGGAGGAGGTGATGTTACCCAGACTTTCTACTGGCTCCTCCAGAAATGTGCATTTCCCTACAAGACCTGCAAGGACATCCTACCACAAGATGCTGTACTACTGAAAAAGCTCAAAGAGGATTTTTGTCATGTGAATCTGGACATTTGTGGATCGGAGGAGAAACATTTTGATGTTATGCAGCCAGGGAAGGCTTTTGGTCAGAGATTTACTCTTCAAGTTGGTGATGAGGCAATTGTAGCTCCACTGAGTCTCTTTCATACTGAACTCCTCAATCTCACGGGTACCACAAAATTGGCCAAAACCCAAATTCCCTGGACGAAACAATCTGATCCTGAAGACTGCTTCGATGCTGAGTATCTCAAGGAGACAAGT AGACGTGGAGCTAAGGAACAACTTGAACAATCCGCTCCAGAATTTCTTCATACTGAGAATCCAGATGAGGAAATTGTTGTGGATGAAGAGAAGGAGAATTACAAACAAATTGAGAGGGAATTTGTTGTGCCAGGTGGACAAATCATTGGTCTAGATCAGGCTGTTCTGCAGAGTATTGAGAGATGTC CCAATGATGAGCTCAAGAGGAAGATGTATGGATGCATCTTAGTTGTAGGGGGTGGAATGAAGTTTCAGGGTATTGGAAAGTGGCTGCAGAATCGTGTTGCTCTCCAAATACCCTATCTCTATCGCTCTGAACAGCTGGATATTGTCACGAGCCCTAAGGATATGGATCCAGCAATGACGGCATGGAAAGGTGCTTCGGTTCTCTCATGCTTGGAGAGTGCATCTGAATTGTGGATCACACAGCAGGAATGGAAGAAGCATGGACTGAGGATTTTGCGGGAAAAGGCTCCTTTTGTGTGGTAA
- the LOC129810460 gene encoding proteoglycan 4 encodes MGRPRKNAVQTKDTTTTASKGKAKEPEEETENLSLTLTRSRRTPKPNPKYQNDVILPFSSRIVTGDSSRSTTPAKSETSEEVVPLSDEDDEDLTKTGSGKKRGRPPKKTAQVTSPAVAPEPAAKKVPPPQPKGPEKKDTPRRLPDRSAKQQTPPEAPVQKRKREEETNEVTKKKVKSVEEKKSTPILTKTQQQQQPVRSVEKKSVPGGKNPSPTKGDIVDVAGTRENVKIVDVSEILKKKHEVVVEEPNKRIRKCPPEVSPRPPPLYSSKILSQSQKVSPSSRPQQAVTPTIRPKISPKAPLKLSPPGPRQLNSNGKFNINNVARHFVAVTPPKCPVIDLTRSGDSLESPQRPKKPLMQPLNPIRKSIQRPMTVPAPLRPLSQQKKPTILSSVKVPVMKKKPVITPLPPAKTPPGQPVLPSQKKREVMTIEKWNVVQLPMEKLPDVAPKVSLGMTLKELEDQIKDIQLPTEAWNHNVPDDYTEPPTTIAFQRMVPGASADDPSADAADEAPSKFDRSVTFKDMEIVIEIEGSEVTLVGAPDTLTTVSDVQTLLQIVNDLTLKNSCVEEVTVVL; translated from the coding sequence ATGGGTCGTCCGAGAAAAAATGCCGTACAGACAAAAGATACCACGACGACGGCGTCTAAAGGTAAGGCAAAGGAACCCGAGGAGGAGACTGAAAATCTCTCCTTGACGCTAACACGATCGCGTCGGACGCCCAAGCCAAATCCTAAATATCAGAATGACGTGATTTTGCCTTTTTCATCGAGAATTGTCACGGGGGACAGTAGTCGTTCGACGACACCGGCAAAATCGGAAACAAGTGAAGAAGTTGTTCCACTGTCAGATGAGGATGATGAGGATTTGACAAAAACGGGCAGTGGTAAGAAACGTGGACGTCCGCCGAAGAAAACAGCTCAAGTGACATCACCTGCTGTAGCTCCAGAGCCAGCTGCTAAGAAGGTGCCACCGCCACAGCCGAAAGGGCCAGAGAAGAAAGACACTCCGAGGCGTCTTCCTGATCGAAGTGCAAAGCAACAGACACCTCCGGAAGCTCCAGTACAGAAGAGAAAACGCGAAGAGGAGACCAATGAGGTGaccaagaaaaaagttaaaagtgtAGAGGAGAAAAAAAGTACACCAATCCTGACCAAGactcagcagcagcagcagcctGTGCGGTCGGTTGAGAAGAAATCTGTACCTGGAGGTAAGAATCCATCTCCGACAAAGGGGGATATCGTGGACGTGGCTGGAACGCGTGAAAATGTAAAGATTGTCGATGTTTCGGAGATTCTAAAGAAAAAACATGAAGTTGTGGTTGAAGAGCCCAATAAGAGAATTCGTAAATGTCCTCCGGAAGTATCACCAAGACCTCCACCACTCTACAGTTCCAAAATTCTCAGTCAATCCCAAAAGGTGTCCCCATCCTCCAGGCCACAGCAAGCGGTGACGCCAACAATTAGGCCCAAGATCTCTCCCAAAGCACCGCTGAAGCTCAGTCCGCCAGGACCGCGTCAGCTCAATAGCAATGGCAAGTTCAATATCAACAATGTGGCCAGGCATTTTGTTGCCGTGACCCCACCAAAATGCCCGGTAATTGATCTAACACGATCTGGGGATTCTCTGGAGAGCCCACAGAGACCCAAAAAACCCCTCATGCAACCCCTAAATCCCATCCGGAAATCCATACAGCGTCCTATGACAGTTCCGGCTCCACTGCGTCCCCTCAGTCAGCAGAAGAAACCAACGATTCTCAGTTCAGTGAAAGTGCCAGTGATGAAGAAGAAACCCGTCATCACACCATTGCCACCGGCAAAAACTCCCCCAGGGCAGCCAGTGCTACCCTCCCAAAAGAAGCGTGAGGTGATGACAATTGAAAAGTGGAATGTGGTGCAATTGCCGATGGAAAAACTTCCGGATGTGGCACCAAAAGTCAGCCTGGGCATGACACTGAAGGAGTTGGAGGATCAAATAAAAGATATCCAATTGCCGACTGAGGCATGGAATCACAATGTCCCAGATGACTATACTGAGCCACCTACCACAATCGCCTTTCAGCGTATGGTGCCAGGAGCATCAGCAGATGATCCTTCTGCTGATGCTGCCGATGAAGCACCATCTAAGTTTGATCGATCCGTAACATTCAAGGACATGGAGATTGTGATTGAGATTGAGGGTAGTGAGGTGACTCTTGTAGGTGCCCCAGATACCCTAACAACTGTCTCAGATGTACAAACACTCCTGCAGATTGTCAATGATCTGACACTGAAAAATTCATGCGTGGAGGAAGTTACGGTGGTGTTATAA